A window of Desulfobacteraceae bacterium genomic DNA:
TGGAGCTGAAGTATCAGCACCGCCAGGGTGTTTTGCAGGATCATCAGGAAGCCGGCCAGAAAACTGGCCCGGACCAGCCCCGCCTCACCCAGGTAGTAGAAAACCACCGCAAAGCCGATGTAGCCAAAATTGCCATGAAAGGCGCTTTGGACGAAGGAGCCCGCCATGGCGCCATTGATTTGCATCCGACGGGCCGCCAACCAGGCGATGAGGCCCCCGAGCACCAGGGCGGCCATGGTGAAGAGCACCATCCGGGCCTGAATCGAGTCCTGAAGGTTGGCTTGGGCCAGGGAAACGAACAGCATCGCCGGGATGCCGATGTAGAAAACGAGCCGGTTGGCGGGCGCCAAGAAATCCGAGGTCAGCAGCCCCACCCGCCGGGCGAACCAGCCGAGCGCCACCAGCAAAAAGATCGGAACGATGGTCAGGTAGATTTGCATGCCTTGCCGGCTTACTCCGGGCTGGTGGCGGCTGTCATGTGCCGGTCGCTGAAATCATGAACGATCTTTTCAAACGGTCCCTATTTTATTTGAATGAATTTCAACGCCACCCCGATCAGCGCCGCCTGCTCTTTGCTCATCTCGCCCAGACTGTCCCGCCGCTCGGCCATGCGCCGGAAGCGCGTGAAGTCTGTGGGCAACGCTTCGGTATCCACCAGGTAGGCGATTTTCTGGATGATCACCCGGATGTCTTCGGGATATTTGATTCGGCCTCTGATCTTGGCAAAATATTCCACCTTCATCCGGCCCCTGAGCCTGTCGAATTCCAGGTCTTTCACCCGGTGCACGGCGAGAATTACATAATCCCCCAGGGACTGCCAGAAAATCTCGTCGTGATTCTTCCAAAGCGGCAGATAGAAGCGCAGCAGGGCCGGCTGTTTCTTTCCGCTTTGGGAAATATGTCGGTAGAGTTCGACCGGAAAAAATTCCACCTCCTTGTCGTCGACCTTGTCGAGCATTTCAAACAGCGTCAGCCGTTGCTGCTTGCGGTAGCGTTTGTCGATCTGCTCCAAAACGCTGCCCTGGCCGATACCGGCGTGAACTTTTTCTAGCGCCATGGAAAATGAGTTGGCCATTATCTGCTCCTTGATGCGCGGCATGTCGCAAAGCGCCTGCTTTGACCGGCCCCCGCGGGGTGAGCCTTCCCGCGGTTGGTCGGGAGGGGTCCGGCGATTCGGGTGGCCGTGGGTCACGCTTCAAAAGGTCAATCCGCGGGTCGATTTCCGCGTTGCGAATCGGTTGCCGGCCCGAGGGCCTCTGGCGCCTCGACGCGACTGGATTCATGCATGGCGCGCAGCGCTTCCGAAGCCAAAATCCGCATTTTTGTGCGCGGCGGGTAGATTCTGCCGATGCGACCGGAAACGGGATCGAAGCGGTTGATGTAGGTCCGCCGTATGGGATTGCCGTAAAGCTGGACCGTGGCACTGGTCATATTGCCCGGGTTGCCGGTTTTGTGGATCCCGTTGTTCAACGGCAAAACCACTTCCGTCTGCCCTGCCGTCAGGACCCGATTTTCGGCTTCTTTCAGGCGCGCGAAGTTTTCGTCCGATCCGGCATCCTCCCGGACGTATTTGGTCACCTGGAGTTTGCCCGCGACCGGGCCGATCACCCCCCAGGCGTTGTGATCGTGGATGGGGGTATACTCCCCGGGCGCCCAAAGGTAAAGCCGGATCGAAAAGATCCGCTTGGGGTCGATGTACAGCAGTAGCTCGTTGTCAAACATTCCGGACCGGCGGGTATCCGGGTATTCCGAGCCGTCGGTGGCATTTCGCAGGATCTCCGTGAAGATGGGCGCATCCAAAAGCAAATCCGGCATCATCCTGCGAACATATGCCAGGCGCTCCTCGTAGCCCGAAATCTTTTCCAACTCATCCGACCAGCTTTCACAGATTTTGCGAAGCGCCGGCGGCATCTTACTCCATGCGGTCATGTTGGGTGTTCCCTGGTGTGGGGGCTTCGAATCTCGATCTGACGGCCCGGCCGGAAATTCAATCCCAGTGGACCGGCTGACTCGCCTGTTTTTTAACAGCACGGGCGCCATTTTCAAGTCGGACATACTGGGCATAAAAAGGGGCGCCGTTGCCGATGTCGGTCAATTGCGCCGCGATGAGCCGGTTCAGGCCACCGCCCAACTTCATCCAGGTTCCCCTGCGGGCGAGCACCGTCTCGGGATGCAGATCCGCCAGGGTTTTCAATCTGACCCGCAACCGGCCGACGGAAGAAACCAACCAGAGATCCTTGTCCAAGTCCAGCTCCTTCAGGGATGGGCAGCGGGGTGAAACCCAGACATCCAGCGGAATCTGCTGGTCTTCGGCCGCCAGCTGGGAGTGGATCGCATCCTTTCGGATCAGGCTGAGCAGGCGCAGGGGGTAATCCGGCGGGGGCGGCGGCTCGTCGTGAAGCTCCGGCGGCAGCCAGTATTTCTGGTCGGGGTGGTCGAAGATCAGGTCCAGGTAGGGGACCGCGGGGCGCCTGGCCTTGGCGAATTTCCGCCTCCGCAACTCCGCCAGGGTGACGTTCAGCGCGGGGTGCCGCAGGGCTGCCTGAAAGCAGGAATCCATATCGGGCAGACGGATCGGCGGGGTCAGCCGCTTGCCCAGTTCGGTAAGAATCCAAAAATCGCTCCGGGCCTCCCCCGGTGGTTCCAGCACCGGGGTGACGTAGTGGATGTATTCCGTCAGATAGGAGCCGATGATGTCCTCCTGCTCCAGCATCAGCGCGCTGGGCAGGAAAAGATCGGCCTGCTGGGCGGTATCGGTCATGAAGGCGTCCACGACGACTTTGAACTCGATCCGGTCGAAGGCCGCGACCAGACCGGTTGAATCCGGGGCCTGGTTGACGACGTTGGAACCGTTGATCCAGATCATCCTCAGCGGCGGGTCCTTGGCCTCCAAGATGCTGCGCCCGATCGTGGGCATGGGCAAGGCCCGTCTGGCCTTTTG
This region includes:
- a CDS encoding cysteine dioxygenase family protein yields the protein MTAWSKMPPALRKICESWSDELEKISGYEERLAYVRRMMPDLLLDAPIFTEILRNATDGSEYPDTRRSGMFDNELLLYIDPKRIFSIRLYLWAPGEYTPIHDHNAWGVIGPVAGKLQVTKYVREDAGSDENFARLKEAENRVLTAGQTEVVLPLNNGIHKTGNPGNMTSATVQLYGNPIRRTYINRFDPVSGRIGRIYPPRTKMRILASEALRAMHESSRVEAPEALGPATDSQRGNRPAD